The following are from one region of the Phycisphaeraceae bacterium genome:
- a CDS encoding TlpA family protein disulfide reductase, translating into MQRSELAKRSRERWLVVAAFMVVWAPVAIAVAEPIPDAWFYSGAQRPAALKSLEGKPALALTTEEWIGDRVTLSEHRGKVVVLDFWATWCGPCIAAIPENNAIVSRYKDQGLVFVGVHDSNSGWDSAGEVVREHSISYPVTKDASGGPTASAYKVQFWPTYVAIDRKGVIRAAGLMPNRVEDVVKMLLAESGPSDLELRTGFGPEFYYGGANRPSALRATEGADAPALAGEEWAGSPLPKSQWKGSVVVLHFTSPGRSAAAAQLAKLAEIEREYATQGVLFAGVCDANAPWDKAAPALSGAGLSMPLLRDSAPGVNAGAYGVRFLPTTIVIDKAGKVRASGVRLDKLGEVLDRLLAERAE; encoded by the coding sequence ATGCAAAGATCAGAACTGGCGAAGCGGTCTCGCGAGCGTTGGCTCGTCGTCGCGGCGTTCATGGTCGTGTGGGCGCCAGTCGCCATCGCCGTCGCCGAACCGATCCCCGACGCCTGGTTCTACAGCGGCGCCCAGCGCCCGGCGGCCCTGAAGTCGCTGGAGGGCAAGCCGGCGCTCGCGCTGACCACCGAGGAGTGGATCGGTGATCGCGTGACGCTCAGCGAGCACCGAGGCAAGGTCGTAGTGCTGGACTTCTGGGCGACCTGGTGCGGGCCCTGCATCGCCGCGATCCCCGAGAACAACGCGATCGTGAGCAGATATAAGGATCAGGGCCTGGTCTTCGTGGGCGTGCACGACTCGAACTCCGGGTGGGATTCGGCCGGCGAGGTGGTGCGCGAGCACTCGATCTCCTACCCGGTCACGAAGGACGCCTCCGGCGGGCCGACGGCGAGCGCGTACAAGGTGCAGTTCTGGCCAACCTATGTCGCGATCGATCGCAAGGGAGTCATCCGCGCCGCCGGCCTGATGCCCAATCGGGTCGAGGATGTCGTCAAGATGCTCCTCGCCGAGAGCGGGCCGAGCGACCTCGAGCTCAGGACCGGGTTTGGCCCGGAGTTCTACTACGGCGGGGCGAACCGCCCCTCGGCGCTGCGCGCGACGGAGGGCGCCGACGCGCCCGCCCTCGCGGGCGAGGAGTGGGCCGGCTCGCCACTTCCCAAGTCGCAGTGGAAGGGCAGCGTCGTCGTGCTGCACTTCACCTCGCCCGGGCGGAGCGCGGCGGCCGCGCAGCTCGCGAAACTCGCCGAGATCGAGCGCGAGTACGCGACGCAGGGCGTGCTCTTCGCCGGGGTGTGCGACGCGAACGCCCCGTGGGACAAGGCCGCCCCGGCCCTGTCGGGGGCGGGGCTGTCCATGCCCCTGCTGCGCGACAGCGCGCCGGGCGTCAACGCCGGCGCGTACGGCGTGCGGTTCCTCCCGACGACGATTGTGATCGACAAGGCCGGGAAGGTCCGCGCCTCGGGCGTGCGGCTCGACAAGCTCGGCGAGGTTCTGGACAGACTGCTCGCCGAGCGAGCCGAGTGA
- a CDS encoding MoxR family ATPase: MTNAPVLNEHDATRRSAFADHVRTQVAHTVVGQETVVERVLIALLTGGHLLLEGVPGIAKTLLVQSVAKAIDLRFARVQFTIDLLPSDILGSEILEQKSGEFRIHKGPIFTNLLLADEINRASPKVQSALLEAMQERRVSIGDTTHDLPAPFLVIATQNPVEQAGTFELPEAQLDRFMLRHRLTYPTPDEEAEVVRRSLALKLKRQGDGAVPMSAFDAIDESKAMRLRDLTEAMRAVQDVHVSEVFIRDCVELVNLTRRHEDIELGCSPRAALALVHASRARAFISGREYTIPEDIFALAEDVLLHRMRLKYEALAMGRTGAGVLSQILRTMA, encoded by the coding sequence GTGACAAACGCTCCGGTTCTCAACGAGCACGACGCGACGCGGCGCAGCGCGTTCGCTGATCATGTTCGCACACAGGTCGCACACACCGTCGTCGGGCAGGAGACGGTCGTGGAGCGCGTGCTGATCGCGCTGCTCACGGGAGGTCACCTCCTGCTCGAGGGCGTGCCGGGCATCGCGAAGACGCTGCTCGTGCAGTCGGTGGCGAAAGCGATCGATCTGCGTTTCGCGCGCGTGCAGTTCACGATTGATCTGCTGCCCAGCGACATCCTGGGCTCGGAGATCCTCGAGCAGAAATCGGGCGAGTTCCGCATCCACAAAGGCCCGATCTTCACGAACCTGCTCCTGGCGGACGAGATCAACCGCGCCTCGCCCAAGGTGCAATCGGCGCTCCTCGAGGCGATGCAGGAGCGGCGCGTCTCCATCGGCGACACGACGCACGACCTGCCGGCGCCCTTTCTCGTCATCGCGACGCAGAACCCGGTCGAGCAGGCCGGCACCTTCGAGCTGCCCGAGGCCCAGCTCGACCGCTTCATGCTGCGTCACCGCCTGACGTACCCCACGCCCGATGAGGAAGCCGAGGTCGTTCGGCGCAGTCTCGCGCTCAAACTCAAGAGGCAGGGCGACGGCGCGGTCCCGATGTCCGCCTTCGACGCGATCGATGAGTCGAAGGCGATGCGTCTTCGCGACCTGACCGAGGCGATGCGCGCCGTGCAGGATGTCCATGTCAGCGAGGTGTTCATCCGCGACTGCGTCGAGCTCGTGAATCTGACGCGACGCCACGAGGACATCGAGCTGGGGTGCAGCCCGCGCGCCGCGCTCGCGCTGGTCCACGCGTCGCGGGCCCGCGCGTTCATCTCGGGACGGGAATACACCATCCCCGAGGACATCTTCGCTCTGGCGGAGGACGTTCTCCTGCACAGGATGCGCCTGAAGTACGAGGCCCTCGCGATGGGGCGCACCGGCGCCGGGGTGCTGAGCCAGATCCTGCGCACGATGGCCTGA
- a CDS encoding DUF58 domain-containing protein, producing MPSHAGAHHETTLPPPDQLDRSDFDLVLRRLADDLAFGADNSLFVGSGLEYAGSRPYQRGDSVRLLNWRLTARTGKPFVREYEALKRSCLYIILDTSSSMGVGSTTLTKHDIGVWVAAGIGLVGQRRMSPVAIVGAGERTSPVVPSLRRADLWRTLEPLRARPEGEQTRLADRLNDLAARATRASLFVVISDLHDPNAIGAIRRASQRHDCMVIHTQDPAETEPLRAGFMRAREAETGREFFASGRSRWDESPELHADLLRCGVDCLRLRTDASFIAPLRRFLAERGGLTRGHR from the coding sequence ATGCCCAGCCACGCAGGCGCCCATCACGAGACCACGCTCCCCCCGCCCGATCAGCTCGACCGGAGCGACTTCGATCTCGTCCTGCGCCGGCTCGCCGACGACCTCGCGTTCGGCGCCGATAACTCGCTGTTCGTGGGCAGCGGGCTCGAGTACGCCGGCTCGCGACCCTACCAGCGCGGCGACTCGGTCCGGCTGCTGAACTGGCGCCTGACGGCGCGCACCGGCAAGCCCTTCGTCCGAGAGTACGAAGCGCTCAAGCGGTCCTGCCTCTACATCATCCTCGACACCTCGTCGTCGATGGGTGTCGGCTCGACGACGCTGACCAAGCACGACATCGGCGTGTGGGTCGCCGCCGGCATCGGGCTCGTCGGGCAGCGCCGGATGAGCCCCGTCGCGATCGTGGGCGCCGGCGAGCGCACGTCGCCGGTCGTTCCGAGTCTGCGTCGCGCCGACCTGTGGCGCACGCTCGAGCCCCTGCGCGCTCGGCCCGAGGGCGAGCAGACCCGGCTCGCGGACCGGCTGAACGACCTCGCGGCCCGGGCCACTCGCGCGAGTCTGTTCGTCGTCATCAGCGACCTGCACGACCCCAACGCGATCGGCGCGATCCGGCGCGCGTCGCAACGCCACGACTGCATGGTGATCCACACCCAGGACCCGGCCGAGACCGAGCCGCTGCGCGCCGGGTTCATGCGCGCGCGCGAAGCCGAGACCGGGCGCGAGTTCTTCGCGAGCGGGCGCAGCCGCTGGGATGAATCGCCCGAGCTGCACGCCGACCTGCTGCGCTGCGGCGTGGACTGCCTTCGGCTCCGGACCGACGCGTCGTTCATCGCGCCGCTGCGCCGCTTCCTCGCCGAGCGCGGCGGGCTGACCAGGGGGCATCGATGA
- a CDS encoding VWA domain-containing protein has protein sequence MTFSHPWVLALLTIPVLLGWSVISRAAGVTLPFDHVRHADRRWTRRALGVFDAVPLLALATAIVILAGPQTLQQPRSERLLTNIQICMDVSGSMAGRNYQIASEAIESFTHAREGDAFGLTIFGVQQVRWLPLTKDLQAVRNAMPFANPENQPPHMMGTMIGAALRFCMHNMEAEGAEGDRMIILVSDGVSFDLRDGEEYDIADELLAAGITVYHIHVDESSVPPEVAELAKLTGGDSFHATDAQNLKAIFAHIDRMRPARFAQVGAVPMDHFRPFTIAALGLFAMHLAGLAGLRYTPW, from the coding sequence ATGACCTTCTCGCACCCCTGGGTCCTGGCGTTGCTGACGATCCCCGTGCTGCTCGGGTGGTCCGTGATCTCTCGCGCCGCCGGCGTGACGCTGCCTTTCGACCATGTGCGCCACGCGGACCGGCGCTGGACCCGCCGCGCACTGGGCGTGTTCGACGCGGTCCCGCTGCTGGCGCTGGCGACGGCGATCGTGATCCTCGCAGGCCCCCAGACGCTGCAGCAGCCGCGCAGCGAGCGCCTGCTGACCAACATCCAGATCTGCATGGACGTGTCGGGCAGCATGGCGGGGCGGAACTATCAGATCGCGAGCGAGGCGATCGAGAGTTTCACCCACGCGCGCGAGGGCGACGCCTTCGGGCTCACGATCTTCGGCGTGCAGCAGGTGCGCTGGCTGCCGCTCACGAAGGACCTGCAGGCGGTCCGCAACGCGATGCCCTTCGCGAACCCCGAGAACCAGCCGCCCCACATGATGGGGACGATGATCGGGGCTGCGCTGCGCTTCTGCATGCACAACATGGAGGCGGAGGGCGCCGAGGGCGACCGCATGATCATCCTTGTCTCGGACGGCGTGAGCTTCGACCTGCGCGACGGCGAGGAGTACGACATCGCCGACGAGCTGCTCGCCGCCGGGATCACGGTGTACCACATCCACGTCGACGAATCGAGCGTCCCGCCAGAGGTCGCCGAGCTGGCGAAGCTGACAGGGGGCGACAGCTTCCACGCCACGGACGCGCAGAACCTCAAGGCGATCTTTGCCCACATCGACCGGATGCGCCCGGCGAGATTCGCGCAGGTCGGCGCCGTGCCGATGGATCATTTCCGGCCCTTCACGATCGCGGCGCTCGGGCTGTTCGCGATGCATCTGGCCGGGCTCGCGGGGCTGAGGTACACCCCATGGTGA
- a CDS encoding VWA domain-containing protein: MVTYALLAIAALSLAAWAERRHARRVRRVARLAFGPGGPAPWTRVAPVVRCVGVGLGVWGALVLMNHDPRAVEVEPSPRAARQLLVVLDVSPSMNLKDAGPGPDKMTRARWAGRIFQGVLDRIDMKDTRISMVAFYTKALPVLQDTTDKSIVANMMDGMPLYVAFHPGETDMQAGLAAAFEMCKGWARGSTTLVVISDGDLKRPPSPPRRPASISDVIVIGVGDPDRPTVISGHSSRQDQWTLKQLAASLGGHYHEGNTRHLPSAVIGGLGMVAPRVSDAIGLREAALVSLGLGASMTGLIGPALLLAGSARTTRRGSAETARRTRILAEGGAA, translated from the coding sequence ATGGTGACCTACGCACTGCTCGCGATCGCCGCCCTCTCGCTGGCGGCATGGGCGGAGCGCCGGCACGCACGCCGGGTGCGGCGCGTCGCGCGCCTCGCGTTCGGCCCGGGCGGGCCAGCGCCCTGGACGCGTGTTGCGCCCGTGGTGCGCTGCGTGGGCGTGGGTCTGGGCGTGTGGGGCGCACTCGTGCTGATGAACCACGACCCGCGCGCCGTCGAAGTAGAGCCATCGCCGCGCGCAGCGCGCCAGCTGCTCGTGGTGCTCGATGTCTCGCCCAGCATGAACCTGAAGGACGCCGGCCCCGGCCCCGACAAGATGACGCGCGCCCGCTGGGCGGGCCGGATCTTCCAGGGCGTGCTCGACCGGATCGACATGAAGGACACGCGCATCTCGATGGTGGCCTTCTACACCAAGGCGCTGCCGGTCCTGCAGGACACGACCGACAAAAGCATCGTCGCGAACATGATGGACGGCATGCCGCTGTATGTCGCCTTCCATCCGGGCGAGACGGACATGCAGGCCGGGCTCGCCGCGGCGTTCGAGATGTGCAAGGGCTGGGCGCGCGGGTCGACGACGCTGGTGGTCATCAGCGACGGCGACCTGAAGCGCCCACCCTCGCCGCCCCGGCGCCCGGCGTCTATCTCGGATGTGATCGTGATCGGCGTGGGCGACCCGGACCGCCCGACGGTGATCTCCGGGCACAGCTCGCGCCAGGATCAATGGACGCTCAAGCAGCTCGCCGCGAGTCTGGGCGGGCATTACCACGAGGGCAACACAAGACATCTCCCCAGCGCGGTGATCGGCGGGCTGGGCATGGTGGCGCCGCGCGTGTCCGACGCGATCGGGCTGCGCGAAGCGGCGTTGGTGTCGCTGGGGCTTGGGGCATCGATGACAGGGCTGATCGGGCCGGCGCTGCTGCTGGCCGGGTCGGCGCGAACGACGCGGCGTGGCTCCGCCGAGACCGCTCGCCGCACACGAATACTCGCCGAAGGAGGCGCCGCATGA